ctttacttttaaatttatttataaaatatattcaaataataacaaGGTATAAATATGTtgctatatttaaaataatgcaaaaataattattcatttaaattatgaaagtaaaaataatataaaaaagtatataggAATTTGTggtctttaactttttttcttttaaactttccaCGATAAAAAATCgttcactttttttaatatatataatgtccttttttgttaatagttaaataaatattttcaaattttcgaAAGGCATAtgtggatattttttttaacaaatacttaggagaagaaaataaaattaaaggtgGAATAAAGTTTCgcacaatttttatataaattaaacattagtttttgaaaataaaatatgtttttttcatgtttttataaatattatacatcGTCAATACATTTTTCTATTTGTAAAGTGACTACTGAATTCGACTCtcttttaaaaccaaaattttcatattaatttttttaaggatttATCCAAAAACAAAGAGACTATTTCTACAACGACTTATTTTTTCTACAACgacttatttcaattttaaaattatttattgtcttAATATGCATCATCTTGTCATgagtttaaatatatatctttttgttGTGCATGCTACAACTTTGAACACTTGGTACATCAGGTTCTGGTGGCTCAAAAGCTTCTAAGCACAATATAAAAGCTCAAATACAATATAATCCTTTGAGGTTTCAACTATCATCTTTTAATCACCATTACAAAAACACTGAAAGAGGAGCAACAtatgaagaaaacaataaaagttatGTTGTGAAAGCCGTCACTGTGCCATCTTCTGAGTCAGAATCTGAAGCTTCCAACTCCAATAACAATGTCGACTCTGTCAAAAATTTCATGGCCGTTTTGTACCAATTTATTTACCCTTACGCAATGTATGGTCGAGTAAGTAAATACTGTTCCATCACTctcataattaatattcaaagttATGTCGTTCCTTTGTATTAAATTCTGTTTTAAATTAACCTGTATTTCATAGTCATCAGCGGCAATTTCTGCGTCTCTCGTTGCAGTAGAAAGACTATCAGATATATCTCCGTtgttttttattggtttgttaCAGGTCACACTCCAaacatatattgtttttttaaagacAATTGAAAATTACCGTTTGACTTCAATAAAAGTCAttcttttgagttgttttttctAATGTTTCAGGCTTTGATACCTCACTTGTTTATGGATATTTTCGTTAATGGCGTGAATCAagtgtttgattttgaaatagATAAGGTATGAAACTTACTTTGAATACAAATAAttgatttctttatttgtttcttttacatACCGTTTgtatatattacattaaaacatataattaaaaattgttgtttataaaacatataatattcaGAAACATATATAAAGACAAAGTTTACACAAGAACGTGTCTGGTAcaacaatttatataattttcactttcaaactcCTTTCCGTATAATTGAAGTTTACTGACGTTCTCCCGCGTTTTTTTAATGGGAGCATCACCAAACCCTCCCAAAAATTGACCAAACACCTAcccatttttcttattttaattaattcagtTTATGGacataataaagtaattttacaTGTGATTTATATATTAccgaaataattaaaataattgaaaatatagttCAATTTTTGGAACTGTTTATTTATTGTACTTAAccttgaaaaaataattaacgaGTTCCTTTATATTTTCTGGTAAAAATTAATCCCTTTATAATTTTGAACCTACAGTTACTATATCCTTTGATAAGATGATGAAAGGATGTAACTTTTTATAGTTAATAAAACTTTTGAATGTTTCTAAGATCTATGTTCTATTGCAGATAAACAAACCATATCTTCCATTGGCTGCTGGGAAAATATCTTCAGAAATTCTGCAATTATTGTTGCCTTATCTGCAATTTTGGTACCATATAGATCCatcaatttttagaataaaagattTTAAGATTAGGTTCATAGAAAAAGGAGAGTTACGGTTTATTCTGTTTTACAGGGTTTAGGGCTTAACTTGAAGATAGGTTCTCCAGCATTGATTTGGACCTTTGTGTTGAGCACAACATTATGGACTTGCTATTCTGCGAATGTAAGTTCTTTCCAATGGCATTTAANCTGAGTATTATGTTTTAAGGTGTAAGTATTGGTGAACTGagtattcttatatatatatattttgcagtTGCCTTTCTTACGATGGAAGCAAAATCCGGTGCTGGCATCATTACTCATGTTTGTTACTTGGACATATATATTTCCAATTACATACTTCCTTCATATGCAGGTTCTGTCTTATCAGTAATCTTACCTTTTAAAGATCTTAGTTTTAAATAAGCATGTTACAACTTATGTAATAATAGCAAATCTTCATCCCAagatttttgtgttattttcatttgatacaCAATCAACCATTTGAATCCACCAATTAGAAATGGATTTAAAAGCATGGGTGGCCAAGTTGTAGAAATGATTAATATGTGTTGAGATAAGAATTAGATGTGCTATATTATATCACAACCCCTTTCGTGTGTTAATAAATTTCTAATTCATGTAACAAATATTCAGATGTTTGTGTTGAAGAGGCCACTTGCGTTTACAAGATCTCTGATTGTTACTATGCTGTTCATGAGTTTCTACTCTACTGGTTTAGCATTAGCCAAGGTATATATGTCTTTATTTTCTCGGaatatatgtattaattttcCAACATCAAACTTTTGGTCCAATAATGTAAAACTTGTATCGGATATGTGTAGGATATACCTGATGTAGAAGGAGATATAAAACATGGCGTTGATACTTTCGCAGCACGTTTAGGCCAGAAAAATGTATGTTTcttatattcaatattttattttcgttatcTCATCTTTGTATAACATTTGATTGATTCTAAAAATCTTTGATAGGTATTTTGGATTTGTGTTTTCCTATATGAAATGGCATTTGGAGTTGGCTTCTTAGCAGGAGCATCATCCTCATCTCCCTTCTGGATTAAATTTGTCACGGTAATATCTTTATTGTATGTATATAGGTTAGAATTTTAAGTATGCAgaatttatcttgttttttttaccTCAACACATggagtttgattttgataaacaaTAGGCTGTTTtgtttgagttaaaaaaaattgataaaaaggattaaaaccagagttttctaaagttgaaggactaaattgtatgttagtttgaaaaagggactaaaatcaaaatcgctccaaagtatagagactaaaacatatttaaccctaatattaaatatgttggTTTTTGTTATGATAGGTACAGctcagttttttctttttgtcttttgtgACAAACTTTCTCACTAATACTAATCAAATTTAACTGTTAATTAATAAGTATTCTATTTgtttttcacataatttttacAATCTCTAAACTTCTATAATTGCGATAGGAATTGCTACATCGAACAAGTGACATATCtgtatttagataaaaaaaatttctctagAAAAGTTGTCTTTACTGCGTAGATTAATCATTCCAACTTTTTAATCTCAATGTGAAGCATATATATCATTATGAATgaatataaagttatttaaacttttgaacAGTATTTAAAACTGAATCTGTGTTATGTTTTAGTGTGTTGGAAATGTTGTTCTTGGTTCAATTCTGTGGTACCAGACCAAATACGTAGACGTGAGAAATCCAGCTTCCACTAGATCCTTCTATTCATTGAACTGGAAGGTAATTCTTCTCTTATATAAACACTCTTTTACCATTTCAATAGTTCAATatcaagtttaaaatttaaaggaaaCAGTTATCTAATAACGTACGGAACTGGTGTGTTTGTTTTTGCAGTTGTTGACGGGTGCATACGTTCTTCttcctttaattaaataaagggtGTGACTACGTTTGCGACAAATGCAACAGAATGTGCTCGCTAGATTCATTGAGTTTTGCATCATTAAGGTTATATTTGAGGAAATCAGTCCTTTGAGAATATGATATGAGTGCACTGAGTTTCTATATGATGTAAAgtgttatttataaatattcttaataaaaaatcacCTACCACAAGTCTTTCGTGTTATATTGCCCAAATATTTACTAGCATATAACAGCTTCATTCTTTTCCAGTCAAAGGaacagttttttatttttttcaagttcaaaacaatttaacttcgttatcttataattttttttgttctgtCAGTTAGATTCAAACAGTATAATATTATCGCTCGTggattcaaatttattaaactatcataaaatttaaggaaaatgatatttcaacactatttttttgacaccattttgacatgtgtgcactgcacacgtgtcaaaatgtggttggacgatttcaaattaaaaaaaaaaactaaggcaaggacatatttggaagagaaaaactaaagttttttttaatttgaaattgtgcaaccacattttaacacgtgtgcagtgtcaaaatagtgccaaaaaattggtgttaaaatatcattttccaaaatttaataaGCGTAAATGTAAACACCTATTTTCGTTtgataataatcatatataataagaaaataatagaaaaaatagaatagaattaactttaaaaaattgaaaaaataataacgaATTTTTACAtctaaactaatatatatacatatcaaatctagtttaataaaattcaaatctaaaataaaaaataatgaattcatgCATAGCAATAACtgagtttttcaaaaatagtcaCGAGCTAATACTATAGCATAAAGGATAATAAACTAACTTTAATGTAGAAAAATTATAGAAGGGAAAAATGTTTTTCAGTGAACCGCACAGATAATAACGAAAAATACACAATTTTTAGTCACTAATGAAAGCTCTGACTTGAAAAATAGGATCGTTGATATTGATAGAGAGGTTTGTGCAGGAAGGAACGGGAACTGCAAGgttttttaatcaaacttatttCTTACTTGTAAAGGACAAACATAAAATAGGGTTTGTACCTCTGATAACGTAAatattaacaatttctttttacataaatatcatTATGCAATTTTTATGTTTCgctagaaaaaaataaaactccatTTATGTctcatatataaaaaacaatttatcagCTTTTGTTCTGTTTCTCATGCTtgacaaaaacaagaaaaacaaatacaagatGAATATAAACACAATTTGAAT
This genomic interval from Vigna radiata var. radiata cultivar VC1973A chromosome 8, Vradiata_ver6, whole genome shotgun sequence contains the following:
- the LOC106771301 gene encoding LOW QUALITY PROTEIN: glycinol 4-dimethylallyltransferase (The sequence of the model RefSeq protein was modified relative to this genomic sequence to represent the inferred CDS: inserted 1 base in 1 codon); the protein is MARAHLISSPNVSSLTTGTYLSGRKLSFNSIYYESSGGSKASKHNIKAQIQYNPLRFQLSSFNHHYKNTERGATYEENNKSYVVKAVTVPSSESESEASNSNNNVDSVKNFMAVLYQFIYPYAMYGRSSAAISASLVAVERLSDISPLFFIGLLQALIPHLFMDIFVNGVNQVFDFEIDKINKPYLPLAAGKISXRNSAIIVALSAILGLGLNLKIGSPALIWTFVLSTTLWTCYSANLPFLRWKQNPVLASLLMFVTWTYIFPITYFLHMQMFVLKRPLAFTRSLIVTMLFMSFYSTGLALAKDIPDVEGDIKHGVDTFAARLGQKNVFWICVFLYEMAFGVGFLAGASSSSPFWIKFVTCVGNVVLGSILWYQTKYVDVRNPASTRSFYSLNWKLLTGAYVLLPLIK